The following proteins are co-located in the Pomacea canaliculata isolate SZHN2017 linkage group LG8, ASM307304v1, whole genome shotgun sequence genome:
- the LOC112570760 gene encoding LOW QUALITY PROTEIN: homeobox protein Nkx-2.1-like (The sequence of the model RefSeq protein was modified relative to this genomic sequence to represent the inferred CDS: inserted 1 base in 1 codon) translates to MSLSPKHAHSTPFSVTDILSPLEHEYKKTIEAAIPRXTPYRSAGGQHHHHQSMSAMGGMGGMSVPVTNPYYNVPQLTHHTAGFPAAQYCNGSELGYDPTGRSSAGWYSSNPDPRFAFSRLSMNPSSCAMSSMSMGSMSSGMNPALGMLEQHKGAAMQFPLAQRRKRRVLFSQAQVYELERRFKQQKYLSAPEREHLASMINLTPTQVKIWFQNHRYKNKRMQKDKEKLEAGRESSGSQSGGSGSQSSGGGGGSGGSSQKQGNGGGGNNPSPRRVAVPVLVKDGKPTSNGEGPTVGGGQTSAPQAHSSSSSSSSHSSASALHMGGSVPSPVAQVSSLHSCAVPSSKLSQGGSLSSPTLPELSASAMGGHHHGSGQGMGYYASAAAVGGGSLTNSPYLINGRTW, encoded by the exons ATGTCCCTGAGCCCCAAGCACGCGCATTCCACCCCGTTCTCCGTCACGGACATCCTGTCGCCGCTGGAACACGAGTACAAGAAGACCATTGAAGCTGCGATTCCCC TGACACCCTACCGCAGCGCCGGCGgacagcatcatcatcaccagaGCATGAGTGCCATGGGGGGCATGGGGGGTATGTCCGTACCCGTCACCAACCCTTACTACAATGTCCCGCAACTGACCCACCACACCGCGGGATTCCCGGCTGCACAATACTGCAATGGCTCGGAACTCGGGTACGACCCCACGGGTCGCAGCTCCGCGGGATGGTACAGTTCCAACCCGGATCCCCGCTTCGCCT TTTCCCGCCTGTCCATGAACCCAAGCTCTTGTGCAATGTCCTCGATGTCCATGGGGTCTATGTCTTCAGGGATGAACCCGGCGCTGGGGATGCTGGAGCAGCACAAGGGCGCCGCCATGCAGTTCCCGTTGGCCCAGCGGAGGAAGCGGCGAGTTCTGTTTTCACAGGCACAG GTGTACGAACTCGAGAGAAGGTTTAAACAGCAGAAATATCTGTCTGCACCTGAGCGAGAGCACCTGGCCTCCATGATCAACCTGACACCAACCCAAGTGAAAATCTGGTTCCAGAACCACCGCTACAAGAACAAGCGAAtgcaaaaagacaaagagaagttGGAAGCCGGCCGAGAGTCCTCGGGATCTCAGTCGGGAGGATCGGGAAGTCAGAGTTCCGGCGGTGGTGGGGGATCCGGAGGGTCCTCTCAGAAACAAGGCAACGGGGGAGGCGGGAACAACCCTTCGCCTCGCAGAGTGGCCGTCCCTGTCTTGGTCAAGGATGGCAAGCCCACCAGCAATGGGGAGGGCCCTACCGTTGGTGGAGGGCAGACCTCAGCACCACAGGCCCACTCCTCCTCTTCGTCCTCGTCGTCTCATTCTTCCGCCTCCGCCCTGCACATGGGAGGGTCGGTGCCCTCTCCCGTGGCCCAGGTCTCGTCCCTCCACTCTTGCGCGGTGCCGTCCAGCAAACTGTCTCAAGGGGGATCCCTTAGCTCGCCCACACTGCCTGAACTGTCCGCCAGCGCCATGGGAGGTCATCACCATGGCAGCGGACAAGGGATGGGCTACTACGCTTCAGCTGCAGCGGTGGGCGGAGGTTCACTGACCAACTCCCCGTATCTCATCAACGGCCGGACATGGTGA